Genomic DNA from Mus musculus strain C57BL/6J chromosome 11, GRCm38.p6 C57BL/6J:
GGACAAGCCACTGGAGAGGGTTCATCAGGACGAGCAGGCCCTGGAACTGGCCCAGAGTGGCAGGAAGCAGAATAGCAACTGCCAGGTGCTCTTCGAGCCTGCCAGGTGAGGGACTGGCTTCTGCGGAGGGTGTACTTGGGATTTGCTCCAGAGGGAGTCTCCCAGGCCTAGGGTGGTCCTTCTCCCGGCCCTGTTTTCCCTCCTTGCTAAGGTTGGGCATCCTCCAGCTGGGAGCTGGGTCAGGGCAGGGAAGCAGCTGAGAAATAGCCTGGGATGGAGCAGAGTAAAGAGAGAAAGGTGGAAGCTGAGGGCTGTCGCAGCGAGGCCAGACTGAGGGATTCTAAGCATAGCTATCCCCGGAGCTGTCACTGCCTGGCTACCTGAGCTCCTTATCTACAGGTCCACCTTGCTTGTCTAGCACAGCCCCCTATTGCTGTGGGAGGCTCTGTGAGTCCCAGCCCTCAGTCTGAACACCGTCATGCATCTGAGCTGCAGCTAAGACAGTGTTCTTTCTTCTCGGCTATGTCTTCCTGCTCACTGACAGAGAAAAGCGACAGGCCATGCCTGCCAGAGTTCCTGActgccttctctctgcctctgtgtgcatCCCTCCCTCAAGGTCTGGCCTCCAGGAGAATGCCTTCGTGAACATGAAGCCATCACAGATCTTGCAAACAGTGAAGACGTAGCCAGAGCTCTTGGCAGGGAACAGATTCAAAGATGTCTGGGCCAGGACAGGCCAGGGCTCTGAACTGGGGAGAGGCATCTCGGTGGTGCCGGCTCAGGATGTGGCTTCTGAGAACAGGTCCTTCAACTCCACCCAGCTTGGGTGGGATCCTGCTGCAAGATTTGTTTCATGGAAGGCTTCCTGGTGGCCAAAGTGGCTCAGGATGCAGGAAGGAGGCCTTGGGGCAGGCCCTCAGGGAAGGGGCAGGCCTGGGGTTTCAGTGGTGGGTTTCTGTTCCTGACTCTGAGCCCAGCTGGACACTTGTTTATTTATACAGGCAGTACACATTTATTGGTGCATGCTGCATTTTAGTCCTATCTGAGAGACTTAAAGGCGATGCTGACCTGGCCCTAGGGTAGGGGGCACACAAGTTAACTCTCACCAGAGACATCATAGTCAACCCAGCCAGCCTGGCCTTCCTCCAGCCTCTAGCCAAGTCTTTGACAAGTCCCCGCAGAGAAAGACGGCTGCTCAGAAAAAGCTGTTGGATGACATCCAGGGGACACTTAGCTCCACCCCCAGATGTTAACAAGTAAAGCTGGCCAAGGAGGCACCTGGAAAAAAGCTTAAGGGGAGAGCAAACACTCAGGGCTCCTAGGTAAGACTGGGGAAGGAAGGCAAGCCAGCCACTACGGGAAGCCTAGCGTGGCTCTGGAAACTGACTTACTTGCCCAGGTGAGACATGGACTTGTTTGTGTGGTTCAGCACTTGCTGTTTGGTTGGTGCTGGGGGTCCCTGTCTGACTTCCTTCCTGCTCTCAGAAGCCCAGCCTTGATGTGCTAATGAGATAAAGGATAATTTTCACTGAAAAGCTGTTTCTGACCTGTGCCCCAGTTCCTTCTCCCACTGCATCTCATTTCATGGAACCCAAAGTGGGGTCCATGGACCAGCATCCATGCTCTAGAGAGCCTGACAAAAGTGCAGGGCTGCAGGCCTCTCTCCTTAATCCTTCTCTTATGAGTTTCTTCAAGTTCCAAAGTGACTTGCAAGCACACTGTTGTCAATGTCAACTTGGGTGACTTACACATGCTGCCCTGAGGCCAAGAGGGtccctctcccatccccacctgtttttgtttgagacaggagatctctatgtagtcctggctatcctggaactctctatacagaccaggctggcctcacagataACTGCCTGCCccttaagtgctgggactaaagcaccTGGCTTCCCATCTCCACTTGGAAGACAGCAgtatgctcatttttttttttttttaaattcaaacatTTTGATGAGGTTAATACCTAATCTAATTCAAAATTTAAAGGTTCAGACATAgaagtagccaggcatggtggtgaacaactttaatcccagcacttgggaggcagaggcaggcagatctctgagttgaaggccagcccaACCAATGGAACTAATTCTATGCTAGGAAGGagtatatagtgagaccctggtttttattttttgaaataagaaaaagacaaccTTTTCTATTAACCCTTTCATTTTTCTGAGGAGCATCTGGCCACCTGGCCATTCCTTTGGAAAATGATCTATTCATATAAGACCAAAGACACATTTAAATACAGGGCTGAGGAGCAGGCTCACTTTCATCTATCCCGTGGATATCTGAGTGCCTCTTTTGACACTACAGAGCTTCTCTCTGAAAAGCAACCCACCACATGGAGAACCCTTACAGATGGTAATCAGAAGGGGCCTGGTAGTTGGGGGAGGTGGCATATACCTGTAGACTCAGCATCATGAACCAAATAGGGTGCTGGGGGCTCAGAAAGACCAGGGATCTTACTCCAGTTGCTCACAGGGCTGCCCACTCTGCCAAAGTACCCCACACCCCAACTTCTTGCCTTCTGCATAACCTTGATTAAGGTAGCTCATCCACTGTATGGAAAATAgcttatattaaaaacaaaataagaaaatccaACAAAAACCAACCCACCAAAACCGGCAGGgtcttctgtagcccagacttgccttgaactcctgatctgaaTTACAGTTTCCACAGGTGAAACCAGGCTTTTAACTCAAGAACTGAGTCAGGAACTTGAACTCCTAAACTTGGGGAAACACTTTTATTCCTTTCTGGGCACTGCTTGGCTTATTGGCTACAGTCTTAGCCCAAGAGCTCCTTCCTATTTTGACCTTCCAGGATCTGAGGAATTCTTTGCGTAAGTCCCTAGCCTAAACTAGGCCATCTAGTATTGTCCTACAAGTTATCCCATACCTTTGGGAACATCATGATGTGGGCCAACAAGAAACTGATATACTGGGTGCTGTCAAATGACAATCAGCCATGAAAGAGCACTATAActtggttttaaaataataagaggCATGAAGTTTTTCCCTTTAGGGTTACCCCATGTaggggaaaacatttttttttttttcaagacaggttttctctgtatatccctggctgtcctggacctcagaaatccgcctgcctctgcctcccgagtgttgggattaaaggtatgcaccaccacgcccagcaggggAAAACATTTTTCGAGGtagaaacaagaaacaataagAAATGTATGACATTCTGTTCCTTGTTATCATGAAGAGATGCAAATCAAAGCGTggggaattttaaaaaaattacatttatgtgtgtgtgcctcagtgTGCTTGTGAAGGCAGAGTTGGTTCTTCACTTAGACCACGTAGGTGCTGGAAGATGAACTCAGTCATCAGGTTGGCAGCAGgcacccttacctgctgagccaccttgctggccccAAGGAGACTCTTGAACAGATGCTAAGACAAGgaaggagatggcttagtggtgaaGAGAACTTGCTGTTCTCTTAAGAGAAGACTGGAGTTCTATTCCTAGCATAGCTgtatctccagccccaggggagctGATaactctggcctctatgggcacttgCATATACCCACCAACATGCAGACATAAAAACTGACAGAACCATTACTTTTCGTTGGATAAATGCTGGGAAGCATTTGACATTAACTGACCCTCTGCTCAAAACTGATAGGTATATAAAAAGtcattacatatttttaaagcagCCAACATTAGCAACAAATTTACTGTGAGCCCTTCCTTCCCACCTAAGAGAAGTCCCCGAGGAGGTGGGGGCTATATAAACCACGCATGTCAGGATCTTTAGAAGTGGGCACTCTGTGACAGGGAGGAAAAGCTGTGACCTCAGCTTCTTGGAATGAGAGGCAAGCCTGTGGCCCAGGATTCAGGCCTGGGTGCCCAGGCACAGACCATCTACAGCCTGAGAAAGGTCTTAAATTCAATTTCTCGtaactttaaaaaaagggggggggggaagccattACACATTGCTTCTACAGTTTCCTCTAAATGCTCATGGAATCAAGGCCAACTTCCTCCATGGGCCTTTACTACCTGGTCAGGATTGCCTTATGGCCTAATAAAAGGCTCTTCTTCCTCTTATATTTATCTGGCTGTTATTTAGCTTTCTAGTCTCAGATATAATGCTATTCCCTCAAGCACTCCTTGACTCCATCCCCAAGCCTAGTCCAGACCTGGTGCTTTTGTGTATTCTTTCATGGTATCTATATTATCTGTAAAGCCAAGTTAATGCCATCTCCCCAGTTAAGACTACAAATTCCATGCGCAACATGTTTACTACAAGTCTAACACaagtatttattttttcagttaaACATGTATTTCATTCTAAAACCCTCCTCTCAAGGAAGGATTATGAATGAACATATAGTCAGAGGCATTTCAACTGAAACAAACTCATTTGATTAAATGTCCACATAACCTAATCGCCAGAGGACAACGATTTAGAAAAATAGCTTGCATTTTTTGTTATAGGAAAGGCGACTGGCTAAACCTGGTGTAACTGGAACTTAGCTGATTTCACTCACGTGGGAAAGCAGTGGTTAGTGGGAGGGGGTGCTAGAAGAGGACTCTTACCCAATCCAGCAAAAGCAAACAGACTTGCAACTGGACCTCGGCCCTGCCCCCTTCCAGACGAGCCACTTCTGGCAGAGACAACTAACTTCTCTGTGCTTCAGGTTTTTCATTAACAGAAAGTTAGCAGTAACATCTCCATTGCTATGGCGAGAATGAAAACACACAATGCCGGTACACAGTGAAAGCTTAGTAACACGAACTGTTACCAGTTCTTAAGATGTTAACGTTAAATTCTCTCATGTATACTCTAGAGGTCCCTTTGGACTTACTAGGCGTTAAATCCAAAAAAATATACAGGCTGTGGCCTCGTACTTGCTCTCCAGGGAGCAAATCTTGGCGACTTCAAAGCTTGGCTAAGCAAGGAACGACAAGGTGTCACACTTCATTTAATCTGAAGAATAATATTACAGGCTCTGTCTTCAGATATAAATTATAACAGTACAGAACAAGCAGCGAATTCCAACAATTTAAAATCTAAGTAAGTCTACCCGGTGTTAATTCTGGCAAGAGCCTTGCCGATCTGTTTTAAAGTCACCCCTGCCCTCATTTCAGTAGACGTGCACCATGCCATAGAGGAAGGTCCAAAAGAGGACGTAGGTGAAGAGGCCTCCAATGAGGCCTCCCGTAAAGAGAGGTCTTCGTGACTTAAAATATTTGTTCCACCTCCTTCCCGCTTTGAGAATGAGGAGCAGGGAGAGCAGGACGGAGGCAAGCAGGTAGAAGATGAAGCCGTAGAGGCCGGTGAGGCCGAGGATGCCGGCGGTGGCCCCGGACAGCGCTGACACTGAGGTCCGGCAGTAATCCAGGACCGCGGCGTTGCCTCGCACGGCTGCCTCGCTGATGAACGGCGGCCCTTCCCGCTTGGCCACCACCGCGGCCATCGCACCCGCCGGGGCTCCGCTTCTGCCTTCACGCCGACTCACGCGGAGCTGTGGAGAAAACCGAGTTACAAGTGGAGCCCGAAGCCTGGCGAGCTGAGCGCACGGCGCCTCCTCCCCCTGGGACCTCCGACGCCGTGCTGggggcctctgacctccactgcaCGCCGAAACTGAGGCTCGGGCCGGCCCGGGACAGCAGCACATCAGCACACGCCCGACAGGCTCGCGGAGTTACCTGAGACGCCGCGGCACACAGTCCCTCGTGTTCCCTCAGACAGGAAAAAGCGGAGAGTCCCGCGCCGCCATCTTGCGCTGGAGGCTGCTGGGAGGGCTCGGTTTGCGCAGGCGCACAAACTCCGCCCCACCCTCCTACGCTTGCGCCTCGGGCGCTCTCCCCTCCCGCCCCACTTCAGCACACAAGTCCCGGGACTCCGGAAAGCCCAACAGCGCTCCAGATGCTGATTGGCTAGAGACTTCTTAAGTATTCATGAGGGGGCGGGCTGAGCAGGGCTGCCCTTTGTTAACCAGGGAGGGCGCGGCCGCGGGCATTCTCGCTGGGGGTCTCACCGGGCGCTGTCTCCTTGACAGATTTCGGTCGAAATGTCCTACACCCCGGGCCAGCCTGTCACCGCCGTAGTGGTGAGTGCGCTTGCGCGGGCTCCTTCTCCTCTTGGCTCACCCCCATTTCGCAGAGCGGCAAACTGACATctagacaggctgagaaagtatAGGACCCGGGGCTCCTGCGTATATTCCGGTGGCCGTTTCTGCTTAACAGTGCTGCAGCCTTCCctggcctggagaggtggctgggaCCTAAGAGCCTCCCGGGACCCTGGGCAGAGGCCAGATCCTGTGCACTGCCGCCGTCGGGTGGATACCTTTTACTAGGCGCAGACCGGGAGGACGTAGGAGAAAGGCTGGTCCGCGGGAGTGTTAGaaaactcccctgccctgggcCTCCTGTCCCCAGCTGGGCGGCCGTGGGGGGCGGGCGCCGATGTCCTGTGAGTCGCAGCCTCTGGAATGAGGAAGCGTTTCCTCTGCTCCAGCCGGCacactgccgccgccgccgccgccgccgagcCGTAGGAGATTTAGGGGGTGGGGCTGGCCAGAGTTTGTGCATCCCCCTTCCCGCTTCTCATCCGGCCTCGCTGCTCTTGGGACAGACCCCTCGAGAGCTAAGGCTTGGTCTTCTGAACTTTTTAGGGTACTCAGCCCTTGATGCTTAGTGTTTGTCCTGTGCATGACACTTAAGCTTCTAGACCTTTCCAGGGCCTCCTTCTCGGTTTGTCTTGTGTATCAATCAGGTGTATTTGAATAGGCAACAGGATGGAGGGGTAGATGTTACAGTCTGATGGGGGCGCTGGCCAACCCTGAGCAGCTGAATCCCAAGAGAGAAGCATCAGTGCCCAGTTTCCTAAAAGGAAGCTTTTAGGAAGGACACAAATCACTCCCCAGACAGGGCCTTACTCTTAAGcttaaactggccttgaacttctggcaGTACTCCCTTCttagccttccaagtgttggagtCACAGGTGTGACTTGTGTCCACAGTCCTGGAACTGTAGGGATGGGCCTTGTTAGATGGGTGTGTTGGAGGGTGGGGGCAACAAAGCTACTGATAAAGGTGGCTTGGGAGGGTGAGCTTCCGGCTAGGATATCCCAGTTTTTACTCAATTTGTACCAGCCTGATTTTTCTAGGATCCTTCACTGGCTGCCCCAGAAAGATCATCGAGTTTGACCCTATCTGGAAAAGGAGGGTGTAATTAGGACCTAGGGAGAGCCACTTTGCTGCCTGACTTCTCCCTTAAGTTAGGGCTTTGTCTCTTTTTGGACCTTGCTGGTGGAAGTGAAGGAAGGTGTGTGTGGGAGTAAGCCTGGAGGAGCTTACACTTTTGGACAGGAAGCCCCAGGTGAAAGGACCTTAGGCATCGAGGTTTTCCACCCTCTTCCGTCTTGGCAGGAGAGTCAGAGTCTTCCTTAAAGCTGTAAGACCACAGTCCTCCAATCCTAATGCCAGGTGCATGCCTGAACATAAGCAAGCAGAGCTGGCCTTTCTCAGTCTCGGATTGCTCATGGGGTGGAGGTGCCTCCTTCCCAGTCTTACCCCCTCAGGTAGAGTTAGCATCCTGGTTCTGTTCCGGCCATTTTTGTTAAAACCATttcaaaagctgtcctctgaactGTAGCCCCACTGATCTGCCTCCTGGAAGCCTGTGCAGATGACCTCTGACACTGCTCTACCTGGGTCGACGCTTGCATCTATCCTGACTGGTTCTCAGTcatctcaatcttcctaatgccacaccctttaatacagctcctcaagttatggtgaccccaaccataaaatcagtttcgttgctacttcataactgtaattttactaatgttaagaatcataatgttgctgggcagtggtggcgcacgcctttaatcccagcacttgggaggcagaggcaggcggatttctgagttcgaggccagcctgggctacaaagtgagtt
This window encodes:
- the Emc6 gene encoding ER membrane protein complex subunit 6 → MAAVVAKREGPPFISEAAVRGNAAVLDYCRTSVSALSGATAGILGLTGLYGFIFYLLASVLLSLLLILKAGRRWNKYFKSRRPLFTGGLIGGLFTYVLFWTFLYGMVHVY